Proteins encoded together in one Argiope bruennichi chromosome 1, qqArgBrue1.1, whole genome shotgun sequence window:
- the LOC129983273 gene encoding uncharacterized protein LOC129983273 — MKLFLFAILAITLHQGFAGTIKDSAEAIDLKEIDSVLDLSQDPQYDSRLPFSCECDNISRCMCCGHLDIPRLNLDREACVRLSYNGDKTALTVTFIINDKVIFSRTVSAHNPPRMCFSYPPGNIIADLCFKFHKVQVKLNKLHSCLDLSPRIMMKDLMTFKIGCFQFGGNDEKKEQFLVEKV, encoded by the exons ATGAAATTGTTTCTGTTTGCAATCCTAGCAATAACTCTGCACCAGGGTTTTGCAGGAACGATTAAG gATTCTGCAGAAGCAATAGACCTGAAAGAAATTG ATTCAGTTTTGGATCTGTCACAGGATCCTCAATATGATTCAAGGCTCCCTTTCAGTTGCGAATGCGATAACATTTCCAGATGTATGTGCTGCGGTCACTTGGATATACCTAGACTGAACCTGGATAGAGAAG CTTGTGTCCGACTCTCTTACAATGGAGACAAAACAGCTTTAACAGTCACATTCATCATCAACGACAAAGTTATTTTCAGCAGAACAGTTTCAG CCCACAACCCTCCACGAATGTGCTTTTCCTATCCTCCTGGTAACATCATTGCCGATCTCTGCTTCAAATTTCATAAGGTCCAAGTTAAGCTGAACAAATTACATTCTTGTTTGGATCTTAGCCCGAGGATTATGATGAAAGATTTGATGACCTTCAAGATCGGATGTTTCCAATTTGGAGGAAATGATGAAAAGAAGGAGCAATTCCTCGTTGAGAAGGtgtga
- the LOC129979477 gene encoding pre-miRNA 5'-monophosphate methyltransferase-like, whose protein sequence is MDCDVNSRNDNPSKESFEPGAARFGNFINYYTFNSVSKRLQKIPSNLVLSFQKETVLCLDIGCNSGELTQGLYSHLTKNLDTSLEVYVLGIDLDETLITRCKESNNYEGHITYQQMDIMSNTSVSQLESFLQKYNRTEFDLITCFSTTMWIHLNHGDNGLDNFLSTISKLGKYLLLEPQEWKSYKSALRRMTRLNREAFALEKLKTRDIRNHLLQFLPQYGKNVYQCFGETSWGRSLFLFQDSS, encoded by the exons ATGGACTGCGATGTCAACTCAAGGAATGACAATCCATCAAAAGAATCTTTTGAACCAGGTGCTGCGCGCTTCGGgaatttcatcaattattatacttttaactCTGTCTCAAAGAGATTACAAAAGATTCCTTCTAATTTAGTATTGTCATTTCAAAAGGAAACAGTTCTGTGTTTAGACATTGGATGTAATTCGGGA GAGCTTACACAAGGACTTTATTCACATCTTACTAAAAATCTTGATACAAGTTTAGAGGTTTACGTACTGGGAATAGATTTGGATGAAACTCTCATTACCCGATGTAAGGAATCTAATAACTATGAAGGCCACATAACTTATCAGCAAATGGACATCATGAGCAATACATCTGTATCACAACTGGaatcatttcttcaaaaatataacagaactgaatttgatttaataacGTGTTTTTCAACAACTATGTGGATACATCTCAATCATGGTGATAATGGATTGGATAATTTTCTCAGTACTATTTCTAAATTAGGGAAATATCTGCTCTTAGAACCTCAAGAATGGAAAAGTTATAAATCGGCTCTTAGAAGAATGACAAGGTTAAATCGGGAAGCATttgcattagaaaaattaaaaacaagagatatcagaaatcatttattacagtttttgccacaatatggaaaaaatgtatatcaatGTTTTGGAGAAACCTCTTGGGgtagaagtttatttttatttcaagatagtTCATAA